In Dromiciops gliroides isolate mDroGli1 chromosome 5, mDroGli1.pri, whole genome shotgun sequence, the following are encoded in one genomic region:
- the LOC122729965 gene encoding C-C chemokine receptor type 5-like, translating into MDESTTSSFYYDFKAPCQSYDVKYTASWLLPPLYSLVFIFGFVGNALVFLILIRCKKLKSMTDIYLLNLAISDLLFIVTLPFWAHYAADQWIFGDVLCKLLTGFYHMGFFGGVFFIILLTIDRYLAIVHAVFALKARTVTFGILTSVITWLVAGFASLPAIIFTKSQKESIQHTCSPHFPSDQSTIWKDFQTLKMNLLGLVLPLLVMIICYSGIIKTLLRCRNEKKKHKAVRLIFVIMIIYFLFWAPYNIVLLLNTFQASFGLDNCESSKNLGRAMQITETLGMTHCCINPVIYAFVGEKFRRYLSTFFRKYIVRRFCKQCPIFHGETLDRVSSTYTPSTGEQEVSAGL; encoded by the coding sequence ATGGACGAATCAACAACCTCATCATTCTACTATGATTTTAAAGCTCCCTGTCAAAGCTATGATGTGAAGTACACAGCATCATGGCTCCTCCCCCCGCTCTACTCCTTGGTGTTCATTTTTGGCTTTGTGGGCAATGCTCTAGTTTTTCTCATCTTGATAAGATGTAAAAAGCTGAAAAGCATGACTGACATCTATCTGCTCAATCTGGCCATCTCTGATTTGCTTTTCATTGTCACCCTGCCATTTTGGGCTCACTATGCTGCAGACCAGTGGATCTTTGGAGACGTCCTGTGTAAGTTGCTGACTGGATTCTACCACATGGGTTTCTTTGGAGGAGTCTTCTTCATCATCCTCCTGACCATCGATCGCTACCTGGCCATTGTCCATGCTGTGTTTGCTCTGAAAGCTAGGACAGTCACCTTTGGCATTTTGACAAGCGTCATCACCTGGCTGGTGGCTGGCTTTGCCTCTCTCCCAGCAATCATCTTCACCAAATCTCAAAAGGAAAGCATCCAACACACCTGCAGCCCTCATTTCCCATCAGATCAGTCCAcaatctggaaagacttccaaACTTTAAAGATGAATCTGTTGGGGCTAGTGTTACCCCTCCTTGTTATGATCATCTGTTACTCAGGAATCATAAAAACACTGCTGAGGTGTAGGAATGAGAAGAAGAAACACAAGGCAGTGAGGTTAATCTTTGTGATTatgatcatttattttctcttctgggCCCCCTATAACATTGTGCTTCTCTTAAACACATTCCAAGCTTCCTTTGGTCTGGACAACTGTGAGAGCTCTAAGAACTTGGGCCGAGCCATGCAAATAACAGAGACACTTGGAATGACACACTGCTGCATCAACCCAGTGATTTATGCCTTTGTTGGGGAAAAGTTTAGGAGATACCTCTCTACTTTCTTCCGCAAATACATTGTCCGACGTTTCTGCAAGCAGTGCCCCATTTTCCATGGAGAGACACTTGACCGAGTGAGCTCAACATATACCCCATCTACTGGGGAGCAGGAGGTCTCTGCTGGTTTGTAA